From a single Arachis hypogaea cultivar Tifrunner chromosome 3, arahy.Tifrunner.gnm2.J5K5, whole genome shotgun sequence genomic region:
- the LOC112779153 gene encoding uncharacterized protein, with translation MIRTKTFEKALCDLRSSINLMPLFVIRKLGIQEAQSTRISLEMVDKSLKWAYGLVENVRVKVEDLHLPTDFVILDTGEEKDDSIILERPFLAIGRALIDVHRGELVLRMH, from the coding sequence ATGATAAGGACCAAGACATTTGAGAAGGCACTATGCGACCTTcggtcaagcataaatctgatgcctcTCTTTGTAATAAGAAAGCTGGGGATCCAAGAGGCACAATCCACAaggatctcactagagatggtggACAAGTCCTTGAAGTGGGCATATGGATTGGTGGAGAATGTCcgtgtaaaggttgaagaccttcatctccctactgactttgtgatACTCGATACGGGAGAGGAGAAGGACGACTCCATCATCCTAGAAAGGCCATTCCTAGCGATTGGGAGAGCTTTGATTGATGTGcatagaggagaattagtcctgaGGATGCATTAG